From the Lates calcarifer isolate ASB-BC8 unplaced genomic scaffold, TLL_Latcal_v3 _unitig_1725_quiver_1374, whole genome shotgun sequence genome, one window contains:
- the LOC108890296 gene encoding granulocyte colony-stimulating factor-like, producing MNTLTAVALLHCFLFAVLVRSAPVGPASEPPAAFREAAERAKTLVEKILRDLPAVHAATVTTEGLTLDPSTETTNLQLMVTSLGIPAAPVLKPLSERFTLDMCVSRMMAGGQLYQGLLGVLSERLSGLKDLRADLRDLLTHINKMKVAAQVSSDSPDQNQRLDLASRLHGNYEVQVGVHLTLTQLRSFCHDLIRSLRAIATYRPRSAGTR from the exons ATGAACACCCTGACAG CCGTTGCTCTGCTGCACTGCTTCCTGTTTGCAGTTCTGGTTCGATCTGCTCCCGTTGGCCCGGCGTCTGAACCTCCCGCGGCGTTCAGGGAGGCGGCCGAGCGAGCGAAGACGCTGGTGGAGAAAATCCTGAGAGACCTCCCCGCCGTGCACGCTGCCACTGTCACCACAGAG GGTTTGACCCTTGACCCCTCCACAGAGACCACAAACCTGCAGCTAATGGTGACCTCACTGGGCATCCCTGCTGCCCCGGTCCTCAAACCGCTGTCCGAGCGCTTCACACTG GACATGTGTGTGAGTCGTATGATGGCAGGCGGTCAGTTGTACCAGGGGCTGCTGGGAGTTTTGTCTGAGCGCCTGAGCGGACTGAAGGACCTGCGAGCAGACCTCAGAGACCTGCTGACACACATCAATAAG atGAAGGTGGCGGCTCAGGTCAGCAGCGACAGTCCGGATCAGAATCAGAGGCTTGATCTGGCCTCCCGTCTCCACGGCAACTACGAGGTCCAGGTAGGGGTTCACCTGACGCTGACGCAGCTCCGCTCCTTCTGTCACGACCTGATCCGCAGCCTAAGAGCCATCGCCACCTACAGGCCCCGCTCTGCAGGTACACGCTAA